The following are encoded in a window of Nitrososphaerales archaeon genomic DNA:
- a CDS encoding phosphoglycolate phosphatase: MVYRALAVDIDGTLTEDGGMVHLGSLSMLRVMERLGVKVIYVTGRSSVEAYILSVFGGTTRIAVGENGGVVTNGPDAHKLLADKAYPQRAYEFLRTRIENVKLKDVFPRMTEVVLERTFDIRMAEQVLKESRLPVTITDSKYAYHLNHVDINKAVGFRVALDMLGINSSESIAIGDSETDVPLFKTCGYSIALGNAEIDVQLTAKHSVASSDGEGLVEALDHIAYKFLGVRDGIQTLDK, translated from the coding sequence ATGGTGTACAGAGCACTCGCTGTTGATATAGATGGTACGCTTACAGAGGATGGAGGGATGGTTCATTTAGGTTCTCTCTCAATGTTACGTGTTATGGAAAGGCTTGGCGTAAAGGTAATTTACGTGACGGGGCGCTCATCCGTAGAAGCTTACATTCTGTCTGTATTTGGTGGTACAACTAGGATCGCTGTTGGAGAAAATGGTGGTGTCGTAACGAATGGCCCAGACGCACATAAACTACTGGCGGATAAGGCTTATCCTCAACGAGCATACGAATTTCTCAGAACTAGGATAGAAAACGTAAAGCTCAAAGATGTCTTTCCTCGCATGACCGAAGTAGTGTTGGAACGCACATTTGATATACGTATGGCCGAGCAGGTGTTGAAGGAGAGTAGATTGCCAGTTACGATCACGGACAGCAAGTATGCATATCATCTAAATCATGTAGATATTAACAAGGCGGTTGGTTTTAGGGTAGCATTGGATATGCTTGGAATAAACTCTTCAGAGTCCATAGCAATAGGGGATAGTGAAACCGATGTACCCCTCTTCAAAACTTGTGGTTATAGCATCGCATTGGGTAATGCAGAGATTGATGTACAGTTAACTGCCAAACACAGTGTGGCAAGTAGCGATGGTGAGGGATTGGTAGAAGCGTTGGATCACATTGCTTACAAATTTCTTGGTGTGAGAGATGGTATTCAAACTCTTGATAAATGA
- a CDS encoding arginine--tRNA ligase, with product MVFKLLINEVTSLLNEALLKLSYPLVDFSVAEPPRPALGDVYSNVAFQLSKQIGNKPSAIAKEILQKVIQPYLDTKRDSLIASAEAHPAGYLNFTANYVRLTYETLVRTDVFEEGAIDIGGNKRILIEHTSVNPNKALHIGHVRNVVLGDCIYRILRYTNHNAYVLNYIDDSGLQVADIIVGFKFADFSMHTDKKFDHYCGDEVYVKVNEMYERNAVLVEKRRYVLKEIEKPDSEIAVFARELTKRVLDEQLRTCWRLKARYDCLNFESQIIQSKLWEKVLNAMKEREIVRIEDDPDSKYLGCLVIKAGLEGEEKVLIRSDGTATYIAKDIPYAAWKIGLVEDPFCYYKYATQFDGTNLLATKLDLNNSTSPGFHGADRAITVIDTRQSRLQKIISKVLVMLGATPERYMHLSYEVVALSSDTARVLGIEIGEKQFAHMSGRKGIYVNADEVLDALHKAAYDAAKLRHPDSDSIWLEGIAESIAVAAIRYSMVKQDLDKTITFDIKESLNLEGDTGPYLQYAHARACRILEKSKEPVVEIEQKTASMLNTEYEIALIKEMAKFELHLEDAARNLSPKSIARYAYSLATKFNAFYEKVPVLQEKDVNVSKARLVLVIVFVKAIKTTLKLLGIDALEKM from the coding sequence ATGGTATTCAAACTCTTGATAAATGAAGTCACATCACTACTAAACGAGGCATTGCTTAAGCTAAGCTATCCTTTAGTAGATTTTTCTGTTGCAGAACCACCAAGACCAGCTCTTGGTGATGTGTACAGCAACGTGGCATTCCAACTGAGCAAGCAAATTGGAAATAAGCCTTCAGCAATAGCAAAAGAGATCCTTCAAAAAGTTATTCAACCCTACCTCGATACAAAAAGGGATTCGCTGATAGCTTCTGCGGAAGCGCACCCTGCAGGCTACCTTAATTTTACTGCAAACTATGTCAGACTAACATATGAGACGCTTGTAAGGACAGATGTTTTTGAAGAAGGTGCAATAGATATAGGAGGTAATAAGCGTATATTGATAGAGCATACTAGTGTTAATCCCAACAAAGCATTGCATATAGGCCATGTGCGCAATGTGGTGTTGGGTGACTGTATTTACAGGATATTGCGGTATACGAATCATAATGCTTACGTGCTTAACTACATTGATGATTCTGGGTTACAGGTAGCAGATATAATTGTGGGGTTCAAATTTGCAGATTTTTCTATGCATACTGACAAGAAATTTGATCACTATTGTGGCGATGAAGTGTATGTTAAGGTCAATGAAATGTACGAACGAAATGCAGTACTAGTTGAAAAACGCAGGTATGTACTAAAGGAGATCGAAAAACCTGATTCCGAGATAGCTGTTTTTGCGAGGGAACTTACCAAGAGGGTGCTAGACGAGCAACTGCGTACGTGCTGGAGACTAAAGGCCAGGTATGACTGCCTTAACTTTGAATCGCAAATAATTCAATCAAAATTATGGGAGAAGGTGCTTAACGCAATGAAAGAACGCGAAATTGTAAGAATTGAAGATGACCCCGACTCTAAGTATCTAGGGTGTCTGGTCATAAAGGCAGGTTTGGAGGGCGAAGAGAAGGTATTGATTAGGAGCGATGGCACTGCTACATATATTGCAAAAGACATACCTTATGCGGCGTGGAAGATTGGACTTGTGGAAGATCCTTTTTGCTATTACAAATACGCAACCCAGTTTGATGGCACGAATCTATTAGCGACCAAACTAGATTTGAATAACAGTACTAGCCCTGGTTTTCACGGAGCAGATCGTGCTATTACGGTGATTGATACTAGGCAAAGCAGATTGCAGAAGATAATTTCCAAGGTACTTGTTATGCTTGGGGCCACACCAGAGCGGTATATGCACCTAAGTTATGAGGTGGTGGCGTTAAGCAGTGATACCGCTAGAGTACTAGGGATAGAGATAGGTGAGAAACAGTTCGCGCATATGTCTGGGAGGAAGGGTATTTACGTAAATGCTGATGAAGTGCTAGATGCTCTGCACAAAGCAGCGTATGACGCGGCAAAGTTGAGGCATCCCGATTCAGATAGTATATGGTTGGAAGGAATCGCGGAGAGCATTGCCGTAGCAGCGATACGTTACAGCATGGTAAAACAAGACCTAGACAAAACCATTACATTTGACATTAAAGAATCATTAAATTTGGAAGGGGATACGGGACCTTATCTTCAATATGCCCATGCCAGAGCGTGTAGGATACTTGAGAAATCCAAGGAACCGGTGGTAGAAATTGAACAAAAAACGGCTTCCATGCTTAATACAGAATACGAAATAGCGCTGATAAAGGAAATGGCCAAATTTGAATTGCATCTAGAAGACGCTGCAAGAAATCTATCTCCCAAGTCTATTGCTAGATACGCGTATTCGCTAGCTACCAAGTTCAACGCTTTCTATGAGAAGGTTCCAGTTTTGCAGGAGAAGGACGTTAACGTGAGTAAAGCACGCCTCGTGCTTGTAATCGTGTTTGTGAAGGCTATAAAAACGACTCTGAAACTGTTGGGAATAGATGCTCTCGAAAAAATGTAG
- a CDS encoding tRNA (adenine-N1)-methyltransferase, giving the protein MEIIEGSYVLLFHTSRKKWLTRAEKGRKMHTHLGVIDLDTVLGMEYGSCIRTAKDKVIYLLKPTIYDFIMKSERKTQIVYPKDLGYIAARTGLSNGCIVLEVGTGSGALTTFMASIVKPNGHIYTYDVRPEFMEIAKRNIAKAGLLNFVTMHQLDIKEGIDVKDADLAVVDLGDPWTVVTHVYKYLKGSGCFVAICPTMNQVEKLVTSLKENSFTDIECTEIIMRHIEGREGMTRPSFRMIGHTAYLVFARKVYTGS; this is encoded by the coding sequence ATGGAAATTATCGAAGGTTCTTACGTGCTTCTCTTCCATACGTCCAGAAAGAAGTGGCTAACGAGGGCTGAGAAGGGAAGAAAGATGCACACGCATCTTGGAGTGATCGATTTAGACACTGTATTAGGCATGGAGTATGGTAGCTGTATAAGGACTGCTAAGGATAAGGTGATCTACCTTTTGAAGCCTACAATATATGACTTTATAATGAAGAGTGAAAGAAAAACTCAGATAGTTTATCCTAAAGACCTGGGGTATATCGCTGCCAGAACAGGATTGAGCAATGGTTGTATTGTTTTGGAGGTAGGCACAGGAAGCGGGGCGTTAACAACATTCATGGCAAGTATAGTAAAACCTAATGGTCATATTTACACATACGATGTAAGACCTGAGTTTATGGAGATAGCAAAGAGAAACATAGCAAAGGCCGGACTACTCAACTTTGTTACTATGCACCAGTTGGATATAAAGGAAGGTATTGACGTAAAAGATGCTGACCTTGCAGTTGTTGATCTAGGAGACCCCTGGACAGTTGTTACGCACGTTTACAAATACCTGAAAGGTAGCGGTTGCTTTGTAGCCATCTGCCCTACCATGAACCAGGTAGAGAAGTTAGTAACATCGTTAAAGGAAAATAGCTTTACAGATATAGAATGCACAGAAATAATCATGCGCCATATAGAGGGCAGAGAAGGTATGACTAGACCTTCGTTCAGGATGATTGGACATACAGCTTATCTAGTATTCGCGAGGAAGGTCTATACAGGATCATGA
- a CDS encoding NAD(P)H-hydrate dehydratase: protein MKAFTANSSLVAKIIPPRSHRSKKGDNGVVLVVGGSRIYHGAPLLAAMAAMRSGADLVYVAVPKTISIALRSYSPSLIVLPLPDDRLTIGSVNRLRDMLPKKVDAAAIGMGLSIARVDALLNLIRELYAVNAKILLDASALVPDVLPGVSGKQIVLTPHAGEFERVFNHKAGQDEKDRMENVKKLASQHKVTVLLKGWTDIISDGSKIFVNRTHNSAMTVGGTGDVLSGLTAGILAKGTDALSAAVAGAYINGAAGNLAYKKFGLHILPTDVVDEIAMIMKKFDRVKK, encoded by the coding sequence ATGAAAGCATTCACTGCTAACAGCAGTTTGGTTGCAAAGATTATACCTCCAAGGTCACACCGTTCAAAGAAGGGTGACAATGGAGTTGTATTGGTCGTAGGTGGTAGCAGAATCTATCATGGCGCGCCACTATTGGCTGCAATGGCTGCCATGCGTAGTGGTGCAGATCTGGTATATGTGGCAGTACCAAAGACTATCTCCATTGCACTTCGTTCTTATTCACCGAGTTTGATCGTACTACCTTTGCCCGATGATAGACTTACTATCGGAAGTGTTAACAGGCTCAGAGACATGCTTCCAAAGAAGGTTGACGCTGCTGCCATAGGCATGGGCTTAAGTATTGCTAGAGTTGATGCCTTGCTCAATCTCATAAGAGAACTTTATGCGGTAAACGCCAAAATATTGCTTGACGCATCCGCGTTGGTTCCTGACGTATTGCCCGGAGTAAGCGGGAAGCAAATTGTGTTAACACCCCACGCTGGAGAATTTGAAAGAGTGTTCAATCATAAAGCTGGCCAAGATGAAAAGGATAGGATGGAGAATGTGAAGAAACTTGCTTCACAACATAAGGTTACGGTATTGTTAAAAGGATGGACAGATATAATATCTGATGGCAGCAAAATATTTGTAAACAGAACTCACAACAGCGCAATGACGGTTGGCGGGACCGGAGACGTGCTCTCTGGACTTACAGCTGGTATACTAGCAAAAGGCACAGATGCGTTGAGTGCAGCCGTAGCTGGTGCGTACATTAACGGTGCTGCTGGAAACTTAGCCTACAAGAAATTTGGTCTGCATATACTCCCAACAGATGTTGTTGATGAGATAGCGATGATCATGAAAAAGTTTGACAGGGTCAAAAAGTAA
- a CDS encoding proteasome subunit beta: MAFEQFMPGATAVGITFNEGVVLAAEKRIALGTYIVSKGGKKTFRITDHVGAACAGMVADMQILIRQIEALAKIKALETRRAMPPNSIAKLVSVMLFERRYFPLLTQVIIGGVDGKPVIYTLDPLGSLLPDDFAAAGTGAEMAVGVIETSFKPGMSEKEAKELAIKAIRSAVSRDAASGDGVDILIITPKGCKEESVKF; the protein is encoded by the coding sequence ATGGCGTTTGAACAGTTCATGCCCGGTGCAACAGCAGTTGGCATAACCTTCAATGAAGGTGTTGTACTTGCGGCAGAGAAGAGGATAGCTCTTGGGACATATATTGTTAGTAAGGGAGGTAAGAAGACTTTTCGCATTACTGACCATGTGGGTGCCGCATGCGCGGGCATGGTAGCAGACATGCAGATACTGATCAGACAGATAGAGGCATTAGCAAAGATTAAGGCCTTGGAAACTAGGAGAGCGATGCCTCCAAATTCAATAGCAAAGTTAGTGTCTGTCATGCTGTTTGAACGCAGATATTTTCCGCTATTAACACAAGTGATAATTGGTGGTGTTGACGGCAAACCTGTCATCTATACGTTAGATCCACTAGGTTCACTATTACCCGATGATTTTGCAGCTGCAGGTACCGGCGCTGAAATGGCTGTTGGTGTTATAGAAACTTCCTTTAAACCGGGTATGAGCGAGAAGGAAGCAAAGGAACTTGCGATAAAAGCCATTAGATCGGCTGTTTCTAGGGATGCAGCTAGTGGCGATGGCGTGGATATATTAATTATAACTCCTAAAGGCTGTAAGGAGGAGTCTGTCAAGTTCTAA
- a CDS encoding PUA domain-containing protein: MRKYTLSKSDSYNIIEFVNKKWPKNLIPKLKNVQVTELEENQKLLMGEGFLAVQVRTHILPLLANEDALRSFPSVSVDMGAVKFVCNGAKVMRPGIVKMDKFDRDDIVVIKDDTHGKYLAVGIALVSSSEAQTMSKGAVVDNMHYVSDRFWQAYKQNK, encoded by the coding sequence TTGAGAAAGTATACACTTTCCAAAAGCGATTCATACAACATAATCGAGTTCGTGAATAAGAAATGGCCAAAAAATCTGATCCCGAAGCTGAAAAACGTGCAGGTAACAGAGTTGGAAGAGAATCAGAAGTTGCTCATGGGAGAGGGTTTCCTGGCAGTACAAGTGCGTACACATATTCTTCCCTTGCTGGCTAACGAAGATGCGCTGAGATCATTTCCAAGTGTTAGTGTAGACATGGGGGCTGTGAAGTTTGTATGCAACGGTGCAAAGGTAATGCGCCCTGGAATTGTTAAGATGGACAAATTCGATAGAGATGACATTGTTGTTATCAAGGACGATACACATGGCAAATATCTTGCAGTTGGTATAGCACTAGTTTCTAGTAGTGAAGCGCAAACAATGAGCAAGGGTGCGGTTGTTGACAACATGCATTATGTTAGCGATAGATTCTGGCAAGCGTACAAGCAGAACAAGTGA
- a CDS encoding homoserine dehydrogenase, producing MDRLFDSKTRIVLIGFGVVGQNLAKLLLSRNEDLYALYGMKPRLIAVVDSKGSVISTSGLDLQKLLDVKKATGTVAKYENGGKKDVEEIIESVDAEVLLELSPTNLKTGEPGMFNITTAIKKGMNVITTNKGPLALALPSLIELAEYNNVMLRFSGTVGGGTPILEFAKRCLKGDRIRSFRGILNGTTNYILTKMEEGLTFNDALADAKKNGYAEADPSLDVDGYDAAAKLVIMANWVMNMKVTMQDVKFTGIRDVTVSDMKNALKKNNAIKLIASSNKELTVRPIEVAKNDPLCVKGTLNAVTFSLEYSGYQTIIGRGAGGIETASAVLRDLIEIREAISRA from the coding sequence ATTGATCGATTATTCGATAGTAAAACGAGAATAGTATTGATAGGATTTGGAGTTGTGGGACAGAATCTCGCCAAGTTGTTACTGTCAAGAAACGAGGATCTTTATGCATTATATGGCATGAAACCTAGATTGATAGCTGTTGTTGATAGCAAGGGTTCTGTTATATCGACATCTGGCCTAGATCTTCAAAAATTGCTTGATGTTAAAAAGGCTACTGGAACTGTAGCAAAATACGAAAATGGTGGAAAAAAGGACGTCGAAGAAATTATTGAATCAGTGGACGCAGAGGTTCTACTTGAGTTAAGTCCGACAAACCTCAAGACTGGAGAACCTGGTATGTTCAATATAACAACTGCCATAAAGAAGGGTATGAATGTAATTACTACAAATAAAGGACCCTTGGCTCTTGCATTGCCTTCATTAATAGAACTTGCAGAGTACAACAATGTGATGCTGCGTTTCAGTGGTACGGTAGGTGGTGGTACACCCATACTTGAATTTGCTAAGAGATGCCTCAAGGGTGACAGAATACGATCATTTAGAGGCATACTTAATGGAACTACGAACTATATATTGACAAAGATGGAGGAGGGTCTTACGTTTAATGATGCTCTAGCAGACGCAAAGAAGAATGGATACGCTGAAGCAGACCCTTCACTGGACGTAGATGGTTACGATGCGGCTGCAAAACTGGTCATAATGGCTAACTGGGTTATGAATATGAAGGTTACAATGCAGGATGTCAAGTTTACAGGAATTAGGGATGTTACTGTTAGTGATATGAAAAATGCTTTAAAGAAAAATAATGCAATAAAACTCATAGCATCCAGTAACAAGGAGTTAACTGTTAGACCTATAGAGGTTGCAAAGAATGATCCGTTATGTGTGAAGGGAACTCTTAACGCGGTAACCTTCTCATTAGAATACTCAGGTTATCAAACGATAATTGGGAGAGGTGCCGGAGGCATTGAGACCGCTAGCGCGGTATTGCGTGACCTTATAGAGATAAGAGAGGCAATTAGCAGGGCTTGA
- a CDS encoding sulfite exporter TauE/SafE family protein, which yields MILLHEILILLVVSFGAGTLGSLLGLGGGFIIVPTLTSMGLAPSQIAGTSLFGVFSNAASSTIAYAKQKRIDYRLGIKFAVFAIPGAIVGAYISSLISLPEFKLYFAIILIGTSLYILRKNRLREGQKRQSAGVMIFCYMSSFFAGILASLYGVGGGVVFVPVMVAMLGIAVHTSAPTSQFILFLSSIVGLITHIAMGHPDYLIAAALVGGAFAGAQLGAKISLTIRERILQILLSAGLLAIAGKFISDELF from the coding sequence ATGATCCTTTTACATGAAATTCTAATATTACTCGTTGTCAGCTTTGGAGCCGGAACTCTTGGCTCGTTGCTTGGACTTGGAGGTGGTTTCATAATTGTGCCGACTTTGACATCAATGGGCCTAGCACCATCTCAGATAGCAGGTACCAGTTTGTTTGGCGTTTTCTCAAACGCGGCATCATCCACAATAGCATATGCCAAACAGAAAAGAATCGATTATAGACTTGGGATAAAATTTGCGGTGTTTGCAATCCCTGGAGCCATAGTAGGAGCGTACATTTCAAGCTTAATTTCACTGCCAGAATTCAAGCTGTATTTTGCTATAATATTGATAGGAACCTCCCTATACATACTACGGAAGAACAGGTTAAGGGAAGGGCAGAAGCGGCAATCCGCCGGAGTCATGATATTTTGTTATATGTCAAGTTTCTTTGCAGGTATTCTTGCAAGTTTGTATGGTGTTGGAGGAGGGGTTGTATTTGTACCTGTGATGGTAGCAATGCTTGGCATTGCCGTTCATACATCCGCTCCGACATCACAGTTCATACTGTTTCTATCATCGATTGTAGGTCTGATTACACATATAGCAATGGGGCATCCGGATTACTTGATTGCAGCTGCTTTGGTTGGAGGGGCATTTGCTGGTGCCCAACTTGGTGCAAAGATATCCCTGACAATCAGGGAGAGAATATTACAAATACTATTATCCGCAGGATTACTAGCTATAGCTGGGAAATTCATAAGCGATGAACTTTTCTAA
- a CDS encoding nicotinate phosphoribosyltransferase — MSRDLEDRLFWISKEEEIKQGRTTDAYFEYTRDILNNLKRNPRVVIEIFARSVENNWGVVTGIYEVAKLLEGMNLNVRAMDEGEIFQSSGESPIYEPVMQIEANYADIAIYENPVLGFLCFSSGVSSKAAKVRVAAGDKMIFSFGTRRAHPAMAPAIERAAYIGGFDSASNVLASELLGIRPVGTMPHALILCLNDQLAAWKAFDDFVSDDVPRIALVDTLSDEKTESIMALSLLKEKLDGVRLDTPSSRRGNRRKIVEEVRWELNIRGGKHVKIFVSGGLDEEEIAQLRDIVDGFGVGTSVSSAKAIDFSFKVVEVIEEGKRIYRAKRGDIAGRKQVYRDKEFHDIITLEDGLVPSGYHPLLTDLIVNGNIVRKFEKVNEIRSRVMENLRKFAICEPSLKWV; from the coding sequence ATGAGCAGAGATCTTGAGGATCGCCTATTCTGGATATCGAAGGAAGAGGAGATAAAACAGGGTAGGACAACTGACGCGTACTTCGAATATACAAGGGATATACTGAATAATCTAAAGAGGAACCCTCGGGTTGTTATCGAGATTTTTGCTCGGAGTGTTGAGAATAACTGGGGTGTCGTCACAGGAATCTATGAAGTAGCCAAACTGCTTGAGGGAATGAATTTGAATGTAAGGGCAATGGATGAGGGTGAAATATTTCAATCATCGGGAGAATCGCCGATTTATGAACCTGTTATGCAGATCGAAGCCAACTATGCAGACATTGCTATTTATGAAAACCCTGTTTTAGGCTTTTTGTGTTTTTCAAGTGGCGTGTCGAGCAAGGCAGCAAAGGTAAGAGTTGCCGCTGGTGATAAAATGATATTTAGTTTTGGCACGAGGCGTGCTCACCCAGCCATGGCTCCTGCAATAGAGAGGGCAGCCTATATAGGCGGATTTGACAGCGCCTCAAATGTTTTAGCCTCGGAATTACTAGGCATCAGACCTGTAGGGACTATGCCGCATGCTCTTATTCTTTGCTTAAATGATCAGTTGGCGGCATGGAAAGCATTTGATGATTTTGTCTCAGATGACGTTCCAAGGATAGCGCTAGTTGATACACTTTCTGACGAAAAGACTGAATCGATAATGGCTCTAAGTCTGTTGAAGGAGAAACTTGATGGTGTTAGACTTGACACACCGTCCAGTAGAAGAGGAAATAGAAGGAAGATAGTTGAGGAGGTTCGCTGGGAGTTGAACATAAGAGGAGGAAAACACGTTAAGATCTTCGTATCTGGTGGTTTAGACGAAGAAGAGATAGCCCAGCTCAGAGACATTGTAGATGGTTTTGGTGTTGGTACAAGCGTAAGTTCTGCGAAAGCTATAGATTTCAGTTTCAAAGTAGTTGAAGTTATAGAGGAAGGCAAAAGGATATACAGAGCAAAGAGAGGCGACATTGCTGGAAGAAAGCAAGTCTATAGAGATAAAGAATTCCATGACATAATTACACTGGAGGATGGTCTAGTGCCTTCTGGATATCACCCCTTGCTTACCGATCTAATAGTGAATGGCAATATAGTAAGAAAATTTGAAAAGGTTAATGAGATAAGAAGTCGTGTTATGGAAAATTTAAGAAAATTTGCTATCTGTGAACCGTCATTGAAGTGGGTTTAA
- a CDS encoding SDR family NAD(P)-dependent oxidoreductase, producing MTRSSRSSLSFDNHVVVITGSGTGIGQAIAKKFAEHGASIVIMGRRREPLEETAKMLDDIISKTGSSGKVRAFPGVDVSDEEEITQMFLSIRKEFGKVDIVINNAGVSGPVRSFPAQPYKEFRDCVSIHLTGTFWTSVQALQCMDRGGKIITISTFFTEERPYEQRPYRFRSPYTSAQGAKNRLAEALAWELVSRGIRSIATNPGPVHSDRIYKTVYPKAAAEFVRIGGFPGLTPIEVDRVTAKALPALGESDNVVNSTVMEVANEIAKERGGNQDIQEIATSVKDCLNKMQEIAEKIQSNTSKMIVDGQFLSQEETADIVLHLADDTISRLINGRVVPADRVFYPVTPLVACDIALDGSVDLNENVVVITVTSTAKKDHDRIKSIADAFTKAGAKCILLFSSDNDESELVDFSQYHLHAIDLADENVVRKIFTTITQKFGKPDTVIHATGDYDYEQDLTKLSRASWDSLVDRYINIPALIAKEAINAMVPGAVTDPSKYKEGKGTIVIIGPNAPAGKKVAGLIRARAEVFRGALRPFTATVNQELSEVLHSLIRVYLLLPGSVGGSEPDVRKLVDASLYFASGKGRSRTEVIYYPDESR from the coding sequence ATGACACGGTCATCACGTTCTTCGTTGTCTTTTGATAATCATGTTGTAGTTATCACAGGCAGTGGGACTGGAATAGGGCAGGCAATCGCAAAAAAATTCGCAGAACATGGTGCTAGTATAGTAATCATGGGAAGAAGGAGAGAGCCACTTGAAGAAACCGCAAAGATGCTTGATGATATAATTAGTAAGACAGGAAGTTCTGGGAAGGTTCGGGCATTTCCAGGCGTTGATGTGAGTGATGAGGAGGAAATAACTCAGATGTTTCTTAGTATAAGAAAAGAGTTTGGGAAGGTAGATATTGTAATAAACAATGCTGGCGTTTCAGGACCCGTTAGAAGTTTTCCAGCTCAGCCATATAAAGAGTTCAGGGACTGCGTATCAATACATCTTACAGGAACTTTCTGGACCAGTGTGCAGGCGCTGCAGTGTATGGATAGAGGCGGAAAGATAATTACGATATCTACCTTTTTCACAGAAGAGAGACCATACGAGCAAAGACCATACAGGTTCAGGAGCCCATACACATCAGCACAGGGGGCAAAAAATAGACTTGCCGAAGCTCTGGCGTGGGAACTCGTGTCAAGAGGAATACGATCAATAGCAACTAACCCGGGCCCTGTACATTCCGACAGAATCTACAAAACAGTCTACCCAAAAGCAGCTGCAGAGTTCGTTAGGATAGGAGGATTTCCTGGTTTAACACCCATCGAAGTGGACAGGGTTACTGCAAAGGCATTGCCGGCGTTAGGCGAGTCAGACAATGTTGTTAATAGCACTGTAATGGAAGTTGCCAATGAAATTGCAAAGGAGAGGGGTGGCAACCAGGATATTCAGGAAATTGCGACTAGTGTCAAGGATTGTTTGAATAAAATGCAGGAGATAGCAGAAAAGATACAGAGTAACACCAGCAAAATGATCGTTGACGGTCAATTCCTATCACAGGAAGAGACTGCAGATATTGTCTTGCACCTGGCAGACGATACTATAAGTAGGCTGATAAACGGTAGAGTAGTTCCGGCGGACAGGGTATTTTATCCAGTTACGCCACTGGTCGCGTGTGACATTGCGCTTGACGGCTCGGTTGATCTTAACGAAAATGTTGTGGTAATCACTGTGACTTCAACTGCAAAGAAGGATCATGATAGGATCAAGTCTATTGCAGATGCTTTTACAAAAGCTGGCGCTAAATGCATCTTGCTTTTCTCCAGTGATAACGACGAATCAGAGCTCGTAGATTTCTCACAATATCATTTGCATGCGATAGATTTAGCTGACGAAAATGTTGTAAGGAAGATCTTCACTACTATAACTCAAAAATTCGGTAAACCAGATACAGTGATCCACGCTACAGGCGATTATGACTACGAGCAGGATCTAACAAAGTTAAGCAGGGCATCGTGGGACTCTCTTGTTGACAGATACATCAACATACCTGCCTTGATAGCGAAGGAAGCAATCAATGCGATGGTTCCAGGGGCAGTGACAGATCCATCAAAGTACAAGGAGGGTAAAGGAACGATAGTTATAATTGGTCCGAACGCCCCTGCAGGTAAGAAGGTAGCTGGATTGATCAGGGCCAGAGCAGAGGTGTTCAGAGGAGCATTGAGACCATTCACAGCAACAGTAAATCAGGAATTAAGCGAAGTTCTCCACTCATTGATCAGGGTTTATCTGCTATTGCCGGGCAGCGTCGGTGGTTCAGAACCTGATGTGAGGAAACTTGTTGATGCCAGCCTGTACTTTGCATCTGGGAAGGGAAGGAGTAGAACAGAAGTGATCTATTATCCTGACGAGTCAAGATAG
- the endA gene encoding tRNA-intron lyase yields the protein MSKIKGELVENRIVIWDIEESRSLFREGFYGKPLGVPKPKGTDFNSPLILDLIEGHYLLKNNKLTIYRGKERHIVSAKKMDAICKSEYADFDNKYLVFTKLRKCGYVVTPGIKFGCDFAVYEQGPGIDHAPYLVQVVRADDTLTATSIILAGRLATTVRKQFILAIPYLKEKKVEFVSFVWWRA from the coding sequence ATGAGCAAGATTAAAGGTGAGCTTGTAGAGAACAGGATAGTTATCTGGGATATAGAAGAATCCAGAAGTTTGTTTAGGGAAGGATTTTACGGTAAACCTTTGGGTGTGCCAAAGCCTAAGGGGACGGATTTCAACTCACCACTTATTCTCGACCTGATAGAAGGACATTATCTTCTTAAGAATAACAAGCTTACTATATACAGGGGTAAGGAACGTCATATTGTTTCTGCCAAAAAGATGGATGCCATATGTAAGAGTGAATATGCAGATTTCGATAACAAGTATCTCGTATTTACTAAACTACGCAAGTGTGGTTATGTTGTTACTCCTGGCATAAAGTTTGGATGCGACTTTGCGGTATACGAACAAGGACCTGGAATAGATCATGCACCATATTTGGTACAGGTAGTTAGGGCTGACGATACGCTGACAGCAACATCGATCATACTTGCAGGAAGACTGGCAACAACCGTAAGAAAGCAATTTATACTTGCAATACCTTATTTGAAGGAAAAGAAAGTTGAGTTTGTGTCATTTGTTTGGTGGAGAGCATAA